The following coding sequences lie in one Labrus bergylta chromosome 5, fLabBer1.1, whole genome shotgun sequence genomic window:
- the LOC109993816 gene encoding twist-related protein 2: protein MREEVSCTNSPEGGLGASEEELERGSKKSNQQGNRKRSPYPKKENLAQAEESSTGSPNSLLPSVPKRVKKSPTTVVSLAPTSLGPRLDQPFEDLHSQRVIANVRERQRTQSLNDAFASLRKIIPTLPSDKLSKIQILKLASRYIDFLYQVLQSDEMDAKLASCNYLAHERLSYAFSVWRMEGAWAMSASH from the coding sequence ATGAGAGAAGAGGTGTCCTGCACCAACTCTCCAGAAGGAGGTCTGGGGGCGAGTGAAGAAGAACTGGAAAGAGGATCAAAGAAGAGCAACCAGCAAGGAAATCGAAAACGTTCGCCTTACCCCAAGAAGGAAAACCTTGCCCAGGCGGAGGAGAGTAGCACCGGCAGCCCAAACAGCCTGTTGCCATCTGTGCCAAAGAGGGTGAAGAAAAGCCCTACGACTGTTGTATCATTGGCCCCAACATCGCTGGGACCCCGGCTGGACCAGCCCTTTGAGGACCTCCATTCCCAGCGTGTCATCGCCAACGTGAGGGAGCGCCAACGCACTCAGTCCCTGAACGATGCCTTCGCTTCCCTGCGCAAGATCATCCCAACGTTACCTTCAGACAAACTGAGCAAGATCCAGATCCTGAAGCTGGCCTCGCGCTACATTGACTTCCTGTACCAGGTGCTGCAGAGCGATGAAATGGACGCCAAGCTGGCAAGCTGCAACTACCTGGCCCATGAAAGACTGAGCTATGCCTTCTCCGTGTGGAGGATGGAGGGGGCCTGGGCCATGTCTGCGAGCCACTAG